In Vigna angularis cultivar LongXiaoDou No.4 chromosome 8, ASM1680809v1, whole genome shotgun sequence, one DNA window encodes the following:
- the LOC128193515 gene encoding uncharacterized protein LOC128193515: MPEKTPPVLDKYDGSADPDNHLRTFCNSMAFYTDSDPIMCKAFSLSLKEEALEWYHTLPPNSVDCFATVEDLFRRQYASNRKQEITPVDLINTKQEKGETLKAFMKRYTETARRVREVDQSFIINNLPSCMRPGYFAKKLYARPPKTMEELQDRTTEFIRMEEMRLTQKKRHQEREAGGSGKDGKRPFGNHDKNREFPRPFKFHHYTTLNAPRAKVLEEACRAELITPLRKPSPRNADERRSCRYHQNHGHNTEDCITVKNEIESLIRAGHLRRYIKEARYDPPEEGYARRNPDRRHGYSRSPNRSRERSVRGVIN; encoded by the coding sequence ATGCCCGAAAAGACTCCCCCCGTATTAGATAAGTATGATGGTTCGGCTGATCCGGACAACCATTTAAGAACGTTCTGTAATTCAATGGCGTTCTATACAGACAGTGACCCTATCATGTGTAAAGCATTCTCATTGTCACTAAAGGAAGAGGCCTTGGAATGGTACCATACTCTTCCTCCCAACTCAGTGGATTGTTTCGCTACTGTGGAAGACCTCTTTAGGAGACAATATGCGTCCAATCGAAAACAGGAGATAACACCAGTGGATTTAATAAACACTAAGCAGGAGAAaggagaaactttgaaggcctTTATGAAGAGATATACTGAAACTGCGCGACGAGTTAGAGAGGTAGAccaatcttttattattaataatctgCCTTCGTGTATGAGACCAGGATATTTTGCGAAGAAATTGTATGCGCGGCCTCCAAAAACGATGGAGGAACTCCAAGACCGAACAACTGAATTCATCCGAATGGAGGAAATGCGCTTGACGCAGAAGAAGCGACATCAAGAAAGAGAGGCTGGCGGAAGTGGAAAGGACGGCAAACGACCGTTCGGCAATCACGATAAGAATAGAGAGTTTCCCAGGCCATTCAAGTTTCACCATTATACGACACTCAACGCGCCAAGAGCAAAGGTTCTTGAAGAAGCCTGTAGAGCAGAACTTATCACACCTTTAAGAAAGCCATCTCCAAGAAATGCAGACGAAAGAAGAAGTTGCCGTTATCACCAAAACCATGGACATAATACCGAAGACTGCATCACggtaaaaaatgaaatagagaGTCTTATCCGGGCAGGACATCTACGAAGGTATATAAAGGAAGCAAGATACGACCCCCCTGAGGAGGGATACGCCAGAAGGAACCCCGACCGACGGCATGGCTATAGTCGCAGTCCCAATCGTAGTCGAGAACGGTCGGTTCGTGGAGTGATTAACTAA